In Pseudofrankia saprophytica, one genomic interval encodes:
- the recO gene encoding DNA repair protein RecO — MPVYRDEGVVLRTMPLGEADRIVTLFTRRNGRVRAVAKGVRRTSSRFGARLEPAMYVDLQLHQGRSSLDTVTQADLLGPYGAVLAGDYGRHTAAAVMLETSERLTSEEREPALRLFLLLVGGLRTLASDVHPSGLVLDAFLLRALAVSGYAMALDDCVHCGEPGPHPSVSVAGGGIVCPRCRPHGAASVSLAAVGLLADLLHGDWAGAEVTDSRTRREAAGLVAAYLQWHLERGLRALPHLERA, encoded by the coding sequence ATGCCGGTGTACCGCGACGAGGGTGTTGTGCTACGCACGATGCCCCTCGGCGAGGCAGACCGGATCGTCACCCTGTTCACCCGACGTAACGGCCGGGTACGCGCGGTGGCGAAGGGGGTGCGCCGCACGTCGTCGCGGTTCGGCGCCCGGCTGGAGCCGGCGATGTACGTCGACCTGCAGCTGCACCAGGGGCGCTCATCCCTGGACACCGTCACCCAGGCCGATCTGCTCGGGCCGTACGGCGCCGTCCTCGCGGGCGACTACGGCCGGCACACCGCGGCCGCGGTCATGCTGGAGACGTCCGAGCGGCTGACCAGCGAGGAGCGCGAGCCGGCGCTGCGGCTGTTCCTGCTGCTCGTCGGCGGCCTGCGCACGCTGGCGTCCGACGTGCACCCGTCCGGTCTGGTGCTGGACGCGTTCCTGCTGCGGGCGCTCGCGGTCAGCGGGTACGCGATGGCGCTGGACGACTGCGTCCACTGCGGGGAGCCCGGCCCGCACCCGTCGGTGTCGGTCGCCGGCGGCGGCATAGTCTGCCCGCGGTGCCGGCCGCACGGGGCCGCGTCGGTGTCGCTCGCCGCGGTCGGGCTGCTCGCGGACCTGCTGCACGGTGACTGGGCTGGCGCCGAGGTCACCGACAGCAGGACGAGACGGGAGGCGGCCGGGCTCGTCGCCGCCTACCTGCAGTGGCATCTTGAACGGGGACTGCGCGCCCTGCCGCACCTCGAACGAGCGTGA
- the era gene encoding GTPase Era, with the protein MAGPAFRSGFACFVGRPNAGKSTLTNALVGTKVAITSGRPQTTRHAIRGIVHRPDAQLILVDTPGLHRPRTLLGQRLNDVVRATLSEVDVVGFCTPADEPVGRGDRFIAEELSRLPKRTPVIAILTKADRVTEPDRLGARLLELASLGDFAEIIPVSAVPGRRSAGGDEATFQLDVLADLLVARLPEGPPLYPDGELTDEPERVMVAELVREAALEGVRDELPHSLAVVVEEMLPRPDRPADRPLLDVHVNVFVERPSQKAIVIGARGARLKDVGTRARGQIEALLGTPVFLDLHVKVAKDWQRDPKQLRRLGF; encoded by the coding sequence GTGGCGGGCCCGGCGTTCCGCTCCGGCTTCGCGTGCTTCGTCGGCCGGCCGAACGCCGGCAAGTCGACGCTGACCAACGCCCTGGTTGGCACCAAGGTGGCGATCACCAGCGGTCGGCCGCAGACCACCCGGCACGCGATCCGCGGCATCGTGCACCGGCCGGACGCCCAGCTGATACTCGTCGACACCCCCGGCCTGCACCGCCCGCGCACCCTGCTCGGCCAGCGGCTCAACGACGTCGTGCGCGCCACCCTCTCCGAGGTCGACGTGGTCGGCTTCTGCACGCCCGCCGACGAGCCGGTCGGCCGCGGCGACCGGTTCATCGCCGAGGAGCTGTCGCGGCTGCCGAAGCGCACGCCCGTCATCGCCATCCTCACCAAGGCCGACCGGGTCACCGAGCCGGACCGGCTCGGCGCACGGCTGCTCGAGCTCGCCTCCCTCGGCGACTTCGCCGAGATCATCCCGGTGAGCGCCGTCCCGGGACGGCGGTCCGCCGGGGGCGACGAGGCCACCTTCCAGCTCGACGTGCTGGCCGACCTGCTGGTCGCGCGGCTGCCGGAAGGGCCGCCGCTGTACCCGGACGGCGAGCTCACCGACGAGCCGGAGCGGGTGATGGTCGCCGAGCTGGTTCGTGAGGCGGCGCTGGAGGGCGTGCGCGACGAGCTGCCGCACTCGCTCGCCGTCGTCGTCGAGGAGATGCTGCCCCGCCCGGACCGGCCGGCCGACCGGCCGCTGCTCGACGTCCACGTCAACGTCTTCGTCGAGCGGCCCAGCCAGAAGGCGATCGTGATCGGCGCCCGCGGCGCTCGGCTCAAGGATGTCGGCACCAGAGCCCGCGGCCAGATCGAGGCGCTGCTGGGCACCCCGGTCTTCCTGGACCTGCACGTCAAGGTCGCCAAGGACTGGCAGCGCGACCCCAAGCAGCTGCGCCGCCTCGGCTTCTGA
- a CDS encoding cytidine deaminase: MLAGESVAGEPVTGELAAEDAKLVVLARSARLRAYTPRGERAEGAAVRDTDGRTYAAATVGHARPELVTAALRAAVAAAAASGARRFEAAAVVSEADQLAADDLAVLAEFGAGVPVLLAGPDGVARTRTTV, translated from the coding sequence ATGCTGGCCGGTGAGTCGGTGGCCGGTGAACCGGTGACCGGCGAGCTGGCCGCAGAGGACGCCAAGCTGGTGGTGCTCGCGCGGTCCGCCCGGCTGCGGGCCTACACCCCGCGCGGCGAGCGGGCCGAAGGCGCGGCCGTGCGGGATACCGACGGGCGCACGTATGCCGCGGCCACCGTGGGGCATGCCCGCCCGGAGCTCGTGACCGCGGCGCTGCGCGCGGCCGTCGCCGCCGCCGCCGCGAGCGGCGCCCGCCGGTTCGAGGCCGCCGCGGTCGTGTCGGAGGCGGACCAGCTCGCCGCCGACGACCTTGCCGTGCTCGCCGAGTTCGGCGCCGGCGTCCCGGTCCTGCTCGCCGGGCCGGACGGCGTCGCCCGTACCAGGACGACGGTCTGA